The Halalkalicoccus tibetensis genome contains the following window.
AGGGCGGCCTCTCCGTCGAGAGCCTCGATTCGCTCCGCCAGGGCGGCGAACCGGCCGAGTAGGCCACGGCATCTGCAAGTCGAGAACTGATTTAGATACGTATCGCAGTGCGGTGTGGGTGTATGATGCGCTACGTCTGTACCGACTGCGATTGGCACGTCGACTCGGACGGATCGATCGCTGACGACCTCGGCGCGCTGGCCGTCGAGCATCACGTTCGTTTCGGACACCCGGTCGAACTGAGGAACGGCGACCGCCCGCGGGACGAACGGACGGCCGACAATCCGGTCGAGACGTAGCTCGCGGGCGGTTCGTCGTTCTTCGACGGTTCTTATCGCTCGTCCTGGCTGTTGGCGACGCCGCTCGTGATGATCGCCTGGACGCTCTCCTCGACGGTCATGTCGACGTCGATCACCCGCTTCTCGGGGACGTAGATCAGGAAGCCGCCCATCACGGGGTTGGGCGCGAACGGCACGAAGATCGTCAACATCTCGTCGTAACCCGCTGCCGCGACCATCTCCGCGGGCGGCCGTCCCGTCAGGTAGCCGATCGTGTAGGTACCGTCCCGCGGGAACTCGACGAGCTTGACGTCCTGAAAGCTCTCGACGTCGCTCTCGATGAGGATGTCGCTCATTCGGCGGAAGCTGTTGTAGATCGAGCTCACGCCGGGGATCGACTCCATCGCGGCGTGAAAGCCGCCCTCGATGCGCTCGCCGTCGGTGTGCTCGGCGACGAGCCCCACGACGACGATCAGCGCGATCAGGGTGAGGATCGTCGTCAGCTGGACGATCGGGTCGGCGACCTCGACCTCCGCGTAGTCCGCGAGCCAGACCACGGGGTTGAGCGTCTGGGCGACGAAGCTCAGGACGAACCCGAGGACGATCAGCGTGAGGATGAACGGGATCGTGATCGCGGTGCCGGTGATCACCGACTGGCGGAGGCGCTCGCGGAGGGAGGGCCGGCGCTGCGGGGAGGGCATGCCCAGTAAGAATTACCTCATATCTGATATGAATGTCGGTTGCACTCGCCTGGCGGGAACCGAGTGACGTCCGTGGAGACACCGGGTAGTCGTGGTTCTGGTGTGGTCGCTCGGGCGAGCCGCCGGCTGCTCGGAAGAGGTATGCGTATGAATGGTGGACGCCCGGGGTTGCCCGGCGTTCCGGCGCGGGGAGTCCCGGTTGCCTCCTCCACCCCGCGATCCGTCGAGCGACAGGTGTCCGATGGCCCGCTGCTCACTTCCGTGCCTGACGGATTTCCATCGGCCAACCGCGACGGCACGTCCCTGCGGACGCTCGCCGCGGACCGCTGTCCCCGACGGACGAGGTTTCTCAGTTGGCTCCCGGGGCCCGCGCCGGTCGGACCGGACGCGCCCGGGGTTCGGTCCCCGCTGAAGACCGTAGTGCGGGTTTCGAGCAGGGCCTAACTGCCCGACCTAGTCCATTCCTCACTACTCGCGTCGACCATAAGAGGGTTTCGCCTCACCGCCCTCGTGCGCTTTACAGCACGCCCAGCGCCCGCGCGTAGAGACCCGCGGCGACCGCCGTGAGTGCGGAGAAGGCCAGAACGAACCAGCGGTGATACGCGAGCCAGTCCTGGGTGGTGATCCCCGTCACGGCGTCGGGCGTCAGCGAGACGATCCACTCGATCGACATCACGGTCATGAACAGCCCGATCACCAGCGCCGCGCCGGCGATCGTCACCGGGTCCGAGCGTTCGCCGAGCCCCGCCCCGAGGACGACGATCGCGACGGCGGCGAAGACGCCGACGAGCCGCGGACCGAAGAAGCCGGCCTCGTAGTAGATGGCGAGCCCGGTCGCGGCGTCCTCCGGGAGGGCGACGTAGGGCGCGATGACGGCGCCGATGACGGCCAGGCAGGCGGCGATCCCCAGCTGCGGGGCGCGTCGCGTGAGGTCCATATCGGGGGGTTCGGCCGACCGGAACCTAAAGTCGGCGTTCACGGACGAACGTAACACCCACATAGCACCGGAAAAAACGATGGGGTATGGGACTCGGAAGCACCACCAAGAAGATCCAGATGATGGCCGACAAGGCCGAACAGCTCTACGCGCAGCTCAACGAGGTCAAGAAACAGCTCGAGGACCTCCGCACGAAGGTCGACACGACCCACGACACGATCTCCGAGCTCGAGGTCCGCCACCAGCAGAACCGCGCGATCCTCGAGGCGCTCGCCGAGGAGCAGGGGATCGACGTCGAGCAGGTGATCACCGACGCCTCGATCGAGGACGCCGAAAGCCGGACGGGCGACGACGGGCCCGACGCCGCCCCCGACGAGGTCGCTCCGGGCGAGCCTGACGAGCCCGCCGGGACTACCGGAACCGCCGGCGACGACGCCGCCTGAACCGAGACCAGTTAAGTAGCTCCGGCAAGCATTGCCAGTCGATGAGCGCCCCTCCCGTCGACAGCGTTCTGGAGACCGTGGGTCGGACGCCGCTGGTCTCCCTGCAGGCCGCCCCCGATTCGGTCCCCGTCTACGCCAAGCTCGAGTCGTTCAACCCCGGCGCGAGCGTCAAGGACCGCATCGGGAAGTACATGCTCGAACGGATGCTCGAGCGGGGCGACGTCTCGCCGGGCGGGACGGTGATCGAGCCCACCGCCGGCAACACGGGGATCGGGATCGCCGTCGCGGCCGGCCAGCTCGATCTGGACGCCGTCTTCGTCGTCCCCGAGCGATTTAGCGTCGAAAAACAGCAGCTC
Protein-coding sequences here:
- a CDS encoding DUF502 domain-containing protein translates to MPSPQRRPSLRERLRQSVITGTAITIPFILTLIVLGFVLSFVAQTLNPVVWLADYAEVEVADPIVQLTTILTLIALIVVVGLVAEHTDGERIEGGFHAAMESIPGVSSIYNSFRRMSDILIESDVESFQDVKLVEFPRDGTYTIGYLTGRPPAEMVAAAGYDEMLTIFVPFAPNPVMGGFLIYVPEKRVIDVDMTVEESVQAIITSGVANSQDER
- a CDS encoding DUF5798 family protein produces the protein MGLGSTTKKIQMMADKAEQLYAQLNEVKKQLEDLRTKVDTTHDTISELEVRHQQNRAILEALAEEQGIDVEQVITDASIEDAESRTGDDGPDAAPDEVAPGEPDEPAGTTGTAGDDAA